A portion of the Zootoca vivipara chromosome 6, rZooViv1.1, whole genome shotgun sequence genome contains these proteins:
- the FNDC10 gene encoding fibronectin type III domain-containing protein 10: protein MLLRLLLLALLGLDRAPRPGGVPTAWGASEARGPHRDPPLGGAEDAGAEGDPWCPYKVLSEGPDGGGGASGAQGGRLCFRSRARGFQCAPRSCKAHRSPGRALLANVLLNGSVLLQWGWPPLLAEGEEDGDDEGAEAPAPSADVGLLRGFSLSCSWEGAYTRFQCDRVQLGAACRDYLLQDAHGSVRYRLCLQPLFAASAASANGTDPDSAAAAAPPPRWPPECVEFTVEPAGMREIVVAMTAVGGSICVMLVFICLLVAYLTENLTPPAAPADKRGN from the coding sequence ATGCTTCTCCGGCTCCTGCTGCTCGCCCTGCTCGGCCTGGACCGGGCGCCGCGACCGGGAGGCGTCCCGACGGCTTGGGGAGCCTCGGAGGCGCGCGGCCCGCACAGGGATCCGCCGCTCGGAGGTGCCGAGGACGCGGGTGCCGAGGGAGACCCGTGGTGCCCGTACAAGGTGCTGAGCGAAGGCCCCGACGGCGGCGGAGGAGCATCGGGGGCGCAGGGCGGGCGCCTGTGTTTCCGCAGCCGGGCGAGGGGCTTCCAGTGCGCGCCGCGGAGCTGCAAAGCGCACCGCTCGCCCGGGCGCGCCCTGCTGGCCAACGTGCTCCTCAACGGCAGCGTCCTCCTGCAGTGGGGCTGGCCTCCCCTGCTGGCCGAGGGAGAAGAAGACGGCGACGACGAGGGAGCTGAAGCTCCCGCCCCCTCGGCCGATGTCGGCCTGCTGCGCGGCTTCTCGCTCTCGTGCTCGTGGGAAGGCGCCTACACGCGTTTCCAGTGCGACCGCGTCCAGCTAGGTGCCGCTTGCCGGGACTACCTGCTGCAGGACGCGCACGGCAGCGTCCGCTACCGCCTCTGCTTGCAGCCCCTCTTCGCCGCCTCTGCCGCCTCTGCCAACGGCACCGATCCTgattccgctgctgctgctgctcctcctccccgGTGGCCTCCGGAATGCGTGGAGTTCACCGTGGAGCCGGCCGGCATGCGGGAGATCGTGGTCGCCATGACGGCCGTCGGGGGGTCCATCTGCGTCATGCTCGTCTTCATCTGCCTCCTGGTCGCCTATCTCACCGAGAACCTCACGCCCCCCGCCGCGCCCGCCGACAAGAGGGGAAACTGA